The following proteins are co-located in the Legionella busanensis genome:
- the hemB gene encoding porphobilinogen synthase codes for MHQVGHFPKTRLRRLRRNETIRGLTREIHLNIDKLVLPLFIKYGSGKKEAIPSMPGHFQLSVDKLEEEINEILSLDIKSMILFGIPSIKNQLGTDSYSDDGIIQKAIKLIKKIAPHLLIISDICLCEYTDHGHCGFVSAYDSHHVEIDNDKTIELLAKQAVSHVKAGTDIIAPSANMDGMVSAIRGALDNAGFYDIPILSYAVKYASSMYGPFRQAAEGAPKFGDRRTYQMDFANGNEALRECLLDIEEGADMLMVKPAHTYLDIIFRVKSAYPEIPLGAYHTSGEFAMIKAATEKGWIVEQGGVIETLTAIQRAGADFIISYFTKEVAQWLKDKA; via the coding sequence ATGCACCAGGTTGGCCATTTTCCAAAAACTAGGCTTAGGCGTCTACGACGTAATGAAACAATCAGAGGTTTGACTCGAGAGATACACCTTAATATTGATAAATTAGTGTTACCGTTATTTATTAAGTATGGAAGTGGAAAAAAAGAAGCAATTCCCTCCATGCCAGGTCATTTTCAACTAAGTGTTGATAAGTTAGAAGAAGAAATAAATGAGATTTTAAGCTTAGATATAAAAAGTATGATTCTATTCGGTATACCGTCCATTAAAAATCAGTTAGGAACCGATTCCTATTCAGATGATGGGATTATCCAAAAAGCCATTAAATTAATTAAAAAAATAGCCCCTCACTTATTAATTATCTCTGATATTTGTCTTTGTGAATATACTGATCACGGCCATTGTGGTTTTGTAAGTGCATATGATAGCCATCATGTAGAAATTGATAATGATAAAACGATTGAATTACTAGCTAAACAAGCAGTAAGCCATGTTAAAGCAGGGACTGATATAATTGCGCCTAGTGCGAATATGGACGGCATGGTGTCTGCGATTCGTGGCGCTTTAGATAACGCAGGCTTTTACGACATCCCCATACTTAGCTACGCAGTTAAATATGCTTCTTCAATGTATGGACCATTTCGACAAGCCGCGGAAGGCGCACCTAAATTTGGTGACCGTCGTACTTACCAAATGGATTTTGCTAATGGTAATGAAGCTTTAAGGGAGTGCCTTTTAGACATAGAAGAAGGTGCTGATATGTTAATGGTCAAACCTGCGCATACTTATTTAGATATTATTTTTCGTGTAAAGAGTGCTTATCCAGAAATACCTTTAGGTGCTTATCACACCAGCGGTGAGTTTGCCATGATTAAAGCGGCTACGGAAAAAGGATGGATTGTCGAACAAGGTGGCGTTATAGAAACATTAACAGCTATCCAGCGAGCAGGGGCTGACTTTATTATTAGCTATTTTACTAAAGAAGTAGCTCAATGGTTAAAAGATAAAGCTTAA
- a CDS encoding helix-turn-helix transcriptional regulator, with translation MQDVEVKQQVLFIKDVEQMIGRDRTTLRRWWLSGRFPKPVKLNDAVLSWNYKAIEQWIDQTLPIINS, from the coding sequence ATGCAAGATGTTGAAGTGAAGCAACAAGTTTTATTTATAAAAGATGTTGAACAAATGATTGGTCGTGATCGAACCACCTTACGACGATGGTGGTTAAGCGGCAGATTTCCTAAGCCAGTTAAATTGAACGATGCTGTTCTTTCCTGGAACTATAAAGCGATAGAACAATGGATAGATCAGACTCTACCAATCATTAACTCGTAA
- a CDS encoding SAM-dependent methyltransferase, translating into MHTLIVAGSGIKSIAHLTAETRQVIKKADKVLYLVNENNFKAWLEREAIEAESLEPIYFKSIKRADAYKEITKYIVNQYYQVKNLCVIFYGHPTVFAQSGLDAVKQIKKEKGNAIILPAVTAMDCLFSDLGIDPGQHGCFTIDATELLIYERALDVHGHLLIWQIANLGRADTQITSKISVLQNYLEKYYAPTHPICIYEAALLPTYKPRIDWHQVAELGLLNITPVSTLYLPPTVKKKISQNYLALLEIDPHDFESST; encoded by the coding sequence ATGCATACACTCATTGTTGCTGGCTCAGGGATTAAGTCTATTGCCCATTTAACAGCAGAAACTAGGCAAGTTATTAAAAAAGCAGATAAGGTTCTTTATTTAGTTAATGAAAATAATTTCAAAGCCTGGCTTGAGCGTGAAGCAATAGAAGCAGAATCCTTAGAGCCTATTTATTTTAAATCAATTAAACGAGCTGATGCATATAAAGAGATCACGAAGTATATTGTTAATCAGTACTATCAAGTAAAAAATCTGTGTGTTATTTTTTATGGACATCCCACTGTTTTTGCGCAATCCGGATTAGATGCAGTCAAACAAATCAAAAAAGAAAAAGGAAATGCTATAATCCTACCTGCTGTCACAGCTATGGATTGCCTTTTTAGTGATTTGGGAATAGATCCCGGACAACATGGCTGCTTTACAATAGATGCTACAGAGCTTTTAATTTATGAACGCGCTCTAGATGTGCATGGACATCTTCTCATTTGGCAAATTGCCAATTTAGGTCGAGCAGATACTCAAATTACGTCTAAAATAAGTGTCTTGCAAAACTATTTGGAAAAGTATTACGCTCCAACACATCCTATTTGTATTTATGAAGCAGCTCTTTTACCAACATACAAACCTAGAATTGATTGGCATCAGGTAGCTGAGTTGGGATTGCTAAATATTACTCCGGTATCAACGCTTTATCTTCCACCTACTGTAAAAAAGAAAATAAGCCAAAATTACTTAGCTCTTTTAGAAATTGATCCACACGATTTTGAATCATCTACTTAA
- a CDS encoding helix-turn-helix transcriptional regulator → MANDKHISFVSCTEIQNICKPLIEHSLIRFFEYTRIYTNGSRTELSNNLPFLNHTFVRIKPFEQLYTPELIPVNQRYLLTTEWVENLQNPAKRILQDKIAHHQNILDIGNKLLIAERNNNYTEYFQFASSKHVRDINNYFLNHLDMFEQFKVYFKEKASFIINKAIQDPLIKPWRNNYLTKHNNHNDEILYVEKKSYFNKNYTINNLLNSKGDKIKLTKRELDCAYLLIRGKTYREIAVSLSLSPRSIESYIESIKNKTSCYKKSELIEWLLKNKLTLFDKN, encoded by the coding sequence GTGGCCAACGATAAACATATTTCCTTTGTATCATGCACTGAGATTCAGAATATTTGTAAACCTTTAATTGAGCATTCATTAATCCGCTTCTTTGAATATACCCGTATTTATACTAACGGCAGTCGTACAGAATTATCAAATAACCTCCCTTTTTTAAATCATACGTTCGTCAGAATAAAACCTTTTGAACAGCTATATACGCCAGAGTTAATACCCGTTAACCAAAGGTATTTATTAACAACAGAATGGGTTGAAAATTTACAAAATCCTGCTAAAAGGATATTACAGGATAAAATAGCTCATCATCAGAATATTCTTGATATTGGTAACAAGTTGCTGATTGCAGAACGGAATAATAACTACACTGAGTATTTTCAATTTGCCTCTTCTAAACATGTGCGTGACATCAATAATTATTTTCTAAATCATCTTGATATGTTTGAACAATTTAAAGTTTATTTTAAAGAGAAAGCTTCTTTTATTATTAATAAAGCAATCCAAGATCCACTTATTAAGCCTTGGCGAAATAACTACTTAACTAAGCACAATAATCATAATGATGAAATACTCTACGTAGAGAAAAAATCTTATTTCAACAAAAATTACACTATAAATAACTTGCTCAATAGTAAAGGGGATAAAATAAAGTTAACAAAACGTGAGTTAGATTGCGCCTACTTATTAATACGAGGTAAAACTTATCGGGAAATTGCTGTGTCTCTATCCCTTTCTCCTAGAAGTATAGAATCCTATATAGAATCAATAAAGAATAAAACTAGCTGCTACAAAAAATCAGAATTAATCGAATGGTTACTTAAAAATAAACTTACTTTATTTGATAAAAATTAG